The Polyangium spumosum genome includes a window with the following:
- the prfA gene encoding peptide chain release factor 1, producing the protein MLPITKLEAVARRYRELEHLLCSPEVLADHAKLQKLNKERTELEPVVAQFARLNDIERRITEDREVLGDPELGELARAELPELEAERDTIAHELELLLLPKDPADAKNTIVEIRSGEGGEEAALFAADLFRMIGRYAETKRWKVEILSVSEASAGGYKEVIALVTGQDVYSHLRYEGGVHRVQRVPATEAQGRIHTSTATVAVLPEADDVDVKIEDKDLDISIAASGGPGGQGVNTTNSAVQIRHIPTGLIVKCQDERSQLKNKAKALKVLKSRLLDIERQRQDDALSAERRTMVGSAERSQKIRTYNYPQNRVTDHRIGLTLHKLDRIMDGDLDELLAALRTHRQAELLKQGGAEARPVVAE; encoded by the coding sequence ATGTTGCCGATCACGAAGCTCGAAGCCGTGGCGCGGCGCTACCGGGAGCTCGAGCACCTGCTCTGCTCGCCCGAGGTGCTCGCCGATCACGCGAAGCTGCAGAAGCTCAACAAGGAGCGCACGGAGCTCGAGCCCGTCGTGGCGCAGTTCGCGCGCCTCAACGACATCGAGCGCCGCATCACCGAGGACCGCGAGGTGCTCGGCGACCCGGAGCTCGGCGAGCTCGCGCGCGCGGAGCTGCCCGAGCTCGAGGCCGAACGCGACACGATCGCGCACGAGCTCGAGCTCCTGCTCCTGCCCAAGGATCCGGCCGACGCGAAGAACACGATCGTCGAGATCCGCAGCGGCGAGGGCGGCGAGGAGGCGGCGCTCTTCGCGGCCGACCTCTTCCGCATGATCGGCCGGTACGCCGAGACGAAGCGCTGGAAGGTCGAGATCCTCAGCGTGAGCGAGGCCTCGGCCGGCGGGTACAAGGAGGTCATCGCGCTCGTCACGGGCCAGGACGTCTACTCGCACCTGCGTTACGAGGGCGGCGTGCACCGCGTGCAGCGCGTGCCCGCGACCGAGGCGCAAGGCCGGATCCACACGTCGACGGCGACGGTCGCGGTCTTGCCCGAGGCCGACGACGTCGACGTGAAGATCGAGGACAAGGACCTCGACATCTCGATCGCGGCCTCCGGCGGCCCCGGCGGACAGGGCGTGAACACGACGAACAGCGCGGTGCAGATCCGCCACATCCCCACGGGGCTCATCGTCAAGTGCCAGGACGAGCGCTCGCAGCTCAAGAACAAGGCGAAGGCGCTGAAGGTGCTGAAGAGCCGCCTGCTCGACATCGAGCGCCAGCGCCAGGATGACGCACTCAGCGCCGAGCGGCGCACGATGGTCGGCTCGGCCGAGCGGTCGCAGAAGATCCGCACCTACAACTACCCGCAGAACCGCGTCACCGATCACCGCATCGGCCTCACGTTGCACAAGCTCGACCGCATCATGGACGGCGACCTCGACGAGCTGCTCGCCGCGCTGCGCACCCATCGCCAGGCCGAGCTCCTGAAGCAGGGCGGCGCGGAGGCACGCCCCGTCGTGGCCGAATGA
- a CDS encoding histidine triad nucleotide-binding protein: MCIFCKVAKKEIPARIVLEDDDLVAFHDINPVAPIHVLVIPKQHITGIGDVTDEHALVLGKLLVAARRVAEDAGLLQSGFRVVVNHGQHAGQTVHHVHVHVLGGRPLAWPPG; encoded by the coding sequence ATGTGCATCTTCTGCAAGGTCGCGAAGAAAGAGATCCCTGCGCGGATCGTGCTCGAGGACGATGATCTCGTGGCGTTCCACGACATCAACCCCGTGGCGCCGATCCACGTCCTCGTGATCCCCAAGCAGCACATCACGGGGATCGGCGACGTGACCGACGAGCACGCGCTCGTGCTCGGCAAGCTGCTCGTCGCCGCGCGACGCGTGGCCGAGGACGCGGGGCTCTTGCAGTCGGGCTTCCGCGTGGTCGTCAATCACGGCCAGCACGCAGGCCAGACCGTGCATCACGTCCACGTCCACGTGCTCGGCGGTCGGCCGCTCGCCTGGCCGCCGGGCTGA
- a CDS encoding allene oxide cyclase family protein — protein sequence MRKASLMCAVLASAALVGCGDENGAPAPDTKRVTIELVEHVVNESLTDHPPMGDSAGDVLTFANQLFNKENTTQVGTDQGYCLRVDVGKSFECTWTAFLADGQITVNGPFFDTKESTLSITGGTGAYAEADGYMELGFRDTPMGTVEYDFVYQVILPY from the coding sequence ATGCGGAAAGCTTCCTTGATGTGCGCCGTGCTCGCGTCGGCCGCGCTCGTGGGTTGCGGCGACGAAAACGGCGCGCCGGCCCCGGACACGAAGCGCGTGACGATCGAGCTCGTCGAGCACGTGGTGAACGAGTCGCTCACCGATCACCCGCCGATGGGTGACTCCGCGGGCGACGTGCTCACGTTCGCCAATCAGCTCTTCAACAAAGAAAACACGACGCAGGTCGGGACCGATCAGGGGTATTGCCTGCGCGTCGACGTGGGCAAGTCCTTCGAATGCACGTGGACGGCCTTCCTCGCGGACGGTCAGATCACGGTGAACGGGCCCTTCTTCGACACGAAGGAGTCGACCCTGTCGATCACGGGCGGCACCGGCGCGTACGCAGAGGCCGACGGGTACATGGAGCTCGGGTTCCGCGATACCCCGATGGGGACCGTCGAATACGATTTCGTCTATCAGGTGATCCTCCCCTACTGA
- a CDS encoding FAD-binding oxidoreductase produces the protein MNLEAALGKALPNLTVSASPVDRIAYARDLWPRHHLAVSDGRIAEHRPAVVVWPNTTEDVASIVRFCAGEGIPLVPFGAGSGVCGGVLPDERTVVLDLKRLDRIRRLDAEAGVLDVEAGALGIRLEEDLNAAGHTLGHFPSSILCSTVGGWVAARSAGQCSGLYGKIEDMVASLECVVGEGDIVRFDRRTRGPDATPLIIGSEGVLGVVTSARLRLHPAPASRSFGAFSFPTVEAGWEAMRQMFQSGIRPAVARLYDVFDSFIARLGSVRRKKHAGPKKTLEERGEGAGFGAAVLRRILRRPNVLNRIVDAAPSDWLGGATLILVFEGQAAQSEADLARAGQIALALGAKDLGEGPARHWLSHRYSVSYRQSPVFMAGAFSDTMEVAAPWSRLGDLYRAVREALGKSVFVMAHLSHAYPDGCSIYFTFAGSAPTPSAMEAVYDWTWRTALDAAIGAGGTLSHHHGVGRSKAPRLGAELGRGVDVIHALRHVLDPRGIMNPGNLLPRDPPERRPVTPPPPSPTLNRASLLVHASGAATLGEVESLLARSGLTLALGEGAPDLATTTVDAWLSRGAPGAPDPWLDPADHLVAGFTARLCSGAEFEVRPSPRRAVGPDLFALFFGMNGEAGVIRSAHLRAHSRDTSNRPRPLEARLERNPPVGEAEAAWIAKIASAAASVD, from the coding sequence GTGAACCTCGAAGCGGCGCTCGGAAAGGCCCTGCCGAACCTCACGGTCTCGGCCTCGCCGGTCGATCGCATCGCCTACGCGCGCGACCTCTGGCCGCGCCACCACCTCGCCGTCTCCGACGGCCGCATCGCCGAGCACCGGCCCGCCGTCGTCGTCTGGCCGAACACGACGGAGGACGTCGCCTCCATCGTCCGTTTCTGCGCCGGGGAGGGCATCCCGCTCGTCCCCTTCGGCGCGGGCTCCGGCGTCTGCGGTGGGGTTTTACCGGACGAACGCACCGTCGTCCTCGATTTGAAGCGCCTCGATCGAATTCGGCGCCTCGACGCCGAGGCGGGCGTGCTCGATGTCGAGGCCGGCGCGCTGGGGATCCGGCTCGAGGAGGATCTGAATGCGGCGGGCCATACGCTCGGCCATTTCCCCTCGTCGATCCTCTGCTCGACCGTGGGCGGCTGGGTCGCCGCCCGCAGCGCGGGGCAATGCTCCGGGCTCTACGGCAAGATCGAGGACATGGTCGCCTCGCTCGAATGTGTCGTCGGCGAGGGCGATATCGTGCGATTCGACCGCCGAACGCGTGGCCCCGACGCGACCCCGCTGATCATCGGCAGCGAGGGCGTGCTCGGCGTGGTCACCTCGGCGCGTTTGAGGCTGCACCCCGCGCCAGCGAGCCGCTCGTTCGGCGCCTTCTCGTTCCCCACGGTCGAGGCGGGCTGGGAGGCGATGCGGCAGATGTTCCAGAGCGGCATCCGCCCCGCGGTGGCGCGCCTCTACGACGTGTTCGATTCGTTCATCGCGCGGCTCGGCTCGGTTCGGCGGAAAAAACACGCCGGGCCGAAGAAGACGCTCGAAGAGCGGGGCGAAGGCGCAGGGTTTGGCGCGGCCGTCCTGCGTCGGATCCTGCGTCGCCCGAACGTGCTCAATCGTATCGTCGACGCGGCGCCGTCCGATTGGCTCGGGGGCGCCACGTTGATCCTGGTCTTCGAGGGGCAGGCCGCCCAGAGCGAGGCGGACCTCGCGCGGGCGGGGCAAATCGCGCTCGCGCTCGGCGCGAAGGACCTCGGCGAGGGGCCGGCGCGGCATTGGCTCTCGCATCGGTACAGCGTCAGTTATCGGCAATCGCCGGTCTTCATGGCCGGAGCCTTCAGCGACACGATGGAGGTCGCGGCCCCGTGGTCGCGCCTCGGCGACCTCTACCGAGCGGTGCGCGAGGCCCTCGGCAAGAGCGTGTTCGTCATGGCGCACCTCTCCCACGCGTATCCCGACGGCTGCAGCATCTATTTCACGTTCGCCGGCAGCGCGCCCACGCCCTCCGCCATGGAGGCTGTCTACGATTGGACCTGGCGCACCGCGCTCGACGCGGCGATCGGCGCCGGCGGCACGCTCTCCCATCACCACGGCGTCGGGCGCAGCAAAGCGCCGCGCCTCGGCGCCGAGCTCGGCCGCGGCGTCGACGTCATCCACGCCTTGCGACATGTGCTCGACCCGCGCGGCATCATGAACCCCGGCAACCTCTTGCCGCGTGACCCGCCCGAGCGCCGCCCCGTCACGCCGCCGCCCCCGAGCCCCACGCTCAACCGCGCCTCGCTCCTCGTCCACGCGAGCGGCGCGGCCACGCTCGGCGAGGTGGAGAGCCTGCTCGCCCGGTCGGGGCTCACGCTCGCGCTCGGCGAAGGCGCGCCCGACCTCGCCACCACGACCGTCGACGCCTGGCTTTCGCGGGGCGCCCCCGGCGCGCCCGACCCTTGGCTCGATCCGGCCGATCACCTCGTCGCCGGCTTCACCGCGCGCCTCTGCTCCGGCGCCGAATTCGAGGTGCGCCCCTCTCCGCGCCGCGCCGTCGGCCCCGACCTCTTCGCCCTTTTTTTTGGCATGAACGGCGAGGCCGGCGTGATTCGCTCGGCGCATTTGCGAGCGCATTCCCGGGACACGTCGAACCGCCCTCGCCCCCTCGAAGCGCGCCTCGAGCGTAATCCGCCGGTCGGCGAGGCCGAGGCGGCGTGGATCGCGAAAATCGCGTCCGCCGCGGCCTCCGTCGATTGA
- a CDS encoding class I SAM-dependent methyltransferase, translated as MSETPPRGIEDSTATQPSNGIDGPPPGVSGVAGAAGTSLDGAPPRPAPPRPSNVPAPPRPSRVPVSGSSPPPRPNTNVPPARASNPPAAPPVPAVPPAPAVPVIEGAPAPTPAAAAAEPERPAPPALPRRRSRRTVRTEDDAMPPSEGQLAAPESAATPLPEATSPAEPPPEPAAADPGDAGVIQPMRILSVGDDLPPVKVYSEPPPPMPAAEATAKPTRSSAPPPKLPAEELVEEGWTPRPPEVAAITAKFAAEQAQTVAFAPPPAAPPPRPMMETPVTPIEAKAATPRAKPLDSAPDLVVEVAEEEADDEIVSAVAEEAKADEVEAFEEIEPERVTEATQKAPPSVEAQPAAAPKKPPPPPPPPRRQAPTVPEPGAAQAAAASPSLPPPKGAPPPPPAAAQATPPPAASAPSKPVSLPEPSRRRQRPWWEDLFDDDMIRTMDRTEAKVIRREADFIESCLGLEKGATILDLACGTGQHAVELASRGYGVVGYDLSLNMLALAADEAQGRAQKLNFLQGDMREMAFDQVFDGLYCWSTSFGYFDDEKNLDVLRRMHRALRIGGILVLDIVNRDYVAPRQPSLVWFEGDGCVCMDEMQVDFFSSRLKVKRTAMFDDGRAREIEYSIRLYALHEIGKMMHDADFKVVEVTGHPAHPGVFFGSESPRLVIVAERK; from the coding sequence ATGAGCGAGACACCTCCCCGCGGGATTGAAGATTCCACGGCGACGCAACCATCCAACGGGATCGACGGGCCCCCTCCCGGCGTCTCGGGGGTCGCCGGCGCCGCGGGGACCAGCCTGGACGGGGCGCCGCCGCGCCCCGCGCCGCCTCGCCCGAGCAACGTGCCGGCCCCGCCGCGCCCCTCGCGTGTGCCCGTGAGCGGCTCATCCCCGCCGCCGCGCCCCAACACCAACGTGCCCCCCGCGCGCGCGTCGAACCCGCCCGCGGCGCCTCCCGTGCCCGCGGTGCCTCCCGCGCCCGCCGTGCCCGTGATCGAGGGCGCCCCCGCGCCGACCCCGGCCGCCGCCGCCGCCGAGCCCGAGCGGCCCGCCCCTCCGGCGCTGCCGCGTCGCCGTTCGCGCCGCACGGTGCGGACCGAGGACGACGCGATGCCGCCGTCGGAAGGGCAACTCGCCGCGCCGGAGAGCGCCGCCACGCCGCTGCCCGAGGCCACGAGCCCGGCCGAGCCGCCGCCCGAGCCGGCCGCGGCCGATCCCGGTGACGCCGGGGTCATCCAGCCGATGCGCATCCTCTCGGTCGGCGACGATCTTCCGCCCGTCAAGGTGTATTCGGAGCCGCCGCCCCCGATGCCCGCGGCCGAGGCGACCGCCAAGCCGACGCGCTCGTCGGCTCCGCCGCCGAAGTTGCCCGCGGAGGAGCTCGTCGAGGAGGGCTGGACGCCGCGTCCGCCCGAGGTCGCGGCCATCACCGCGAAGTTCGCCGCCGAGCAGGCGCAGACCGTCGCGTTCGCGCCGCCGCCTGCCGCGCCGCCGCCCCGGCCGATGATGGAGACGCCGGTGACGCCGATCGAGGCGAAGGCGGCGACGCCTCGCGCGAAGCCGCTCGACTCGGCGCCGGACCTCGTCGTCGAGGTCGCCGAGGAGGAGGCGGACGACGAGATCGTCTCCGCCGTGGCCGAGGAGGCCAAGGCCGACGAGGTCGAGGCGTTCGAGGAGATCGAGCCCGAGCGGGTCACCGAGGCCACGCAGAAGGCGCCTCCGTCCGTGGAAGCGCAGCCGGCGGCCGCCCCCAAGAAGCCGCCGCCGCCTCCGCCGCCGCCGCGGCGTCAAGCGCCGACGGTCCCCGAGCCCGGCGCTGCGCAGGCGGCCGCCGCGTCGCCCTCCCTTCCGCCGCCCAAGGGCGCGCCTCCGCCGCCGCCTGCGGCCGCGCAAGCGACCCCGCCGCCTGCGGCATCGGCGCCCTCCAAGCCGGTCAGCCTGCCCGAGCCGAGCCGCCGCCGGCAGCGGCCCTGGTGGGAGGACCTCTTCGACGACGACATGATCCGCACGATGGATCGCACCGAGGCGAAGGTGATCCGTCGCGAGGCCGATTTCATCGAGTCCTGCCTCGGCCTCGAGAAGGGCGCGACGATCCTCGACCTCGCTTGTGGCACGGGCCAGCACGCCGTCGAGCTCGCGAGCCGTGGGTATGGCGTGGTCGGCTACGACCTCTCGCTCAACATGCTCGCGCTCGCCGCGGACGAGGCGCAGGGCCGCGCGCAGAAGCTCAATTTCCTGCAGGGCGACATGCGGGAGATGGCCTTCGACCAGGTCTTCGACGGCCTGTATTGCTGGTCGACGAGCTTCGGGTATTTCGACGACGAGAAGAACCTGGACGTCCTGCGCCGCATGCACCGCGCCCTGCGGATCGGCGGCATCCTCGTGCTCGACATCGTCAACCGTGATTACGTGGCCCCTCGCCAGCCGAGCCTCGTGTGGTTCGAGGGTGACGGCTGCGTCTGCATGGATGAGATGCAGGTCGATTTCTTCTCGAGCCGGCTCAAGGTCAAGCGCACGGCCATGTTCGACGACGGCCGCGCCCGCGAAATCGAGTATTCGATCCGCCTCTACGCCCTGCACGAGATCGGCAAGATGATGCACGACGCCGATTTCAAGGTCGTCGAGGTCACGGGCCACCCCGCGCATCCGGGCGTGTTCTTCGGCTCGGAGTCGCCGCGGCTCGTCATCGTGGCCGAGCGCAAGTGA
- the asd gene encoding archaetidylserine decarboxylase (Phosphatidylserine decarboxylase is synthesized as a single chain precursor. Generation of the pyruvoyl active site from a Ser is coupled to cleavage of a Gly-Ser bond between the larger (beta) and smaller (alpha chains). It is an integral membrane protein.) gives MLPRERITRAVGRLCDLPLPQAVTSAVVGIYARAYRVDMDEAVCPEGGFPCFDAFFTRPLRDGARPLCPDEGALVSPADGRIDSYGVIERDGVFRVKGKDYSALDLVGDADDARRYEGGQFAIVYLSPRDYHRVHAPAGGTISLVRSFPGEYFPVNAIGEMHVPKLFSVNRRVAICIDSEAHGRVTVVMVAAMIVGRITVSGIDARDVPYGEHRLEPGYEVKRGDEIGMFHLGSTAVIFVEPGKARPWGIQGGPIRMGESLHGADTR, from the coding sequence GTGCTCCCCCGTGAGCGCATCACCCGGGCCGTTGGAAGGCTCTGCGACCTCCCGTTGCCCCAGGCGGTCACGTCCGCCGTGGTCGGGATCTACGCACGCGCCTACCGCGTCGACATGGACGAGGCCGTGTGTCCCGAGGGGGGCTTCCCGTGCTTCGACGCCTTCTTCACGCGCCCCTTGCGTGACGGCGCCCGGCCCCTCTGCCCCGACGAGGGCGCCCTCGTGAGCCCCGCCGACGGGCGCATCGACTCGTACGGCGTCATCGAGCGAGACGGCGTCTTCCGCGTCAAGGGCAAGGACTACTCCGCCCTCGATCTCGTCGGCGACGCGGACGACGCGCGCCGCTACGAGGGCGGCCAGTTCGCCATCGTCTACCTGAGCCCACGCGACTACCACCGCGTGCACGCCCCCGCGGGCGGCACGATCTCGCTCGTGCGCTCGTTCCCCGGCGAGTACTTCCCGGTGAACGCGATCGGCGAGATGCACGTGCCGAAGCTCTTCTCGGTGAACCGGCGCGTCGCGATCTGCATCGACTCCGAGGCGCACGGACGCGTCACCGTGGTGATGGTCGCCGCGATGATCGTCGGTCGAATCACGGTGAGCGGGATCGACGCGCGCGACGTCCCGTACGGCGAGCACCGGCTCGAGCCGGGCTACGAAGTCAAGCGCGGGGACGAGATCGGCATGTTCCATCTCGGCTCGACCGCCGTCATCTTCGTCGAGCCGGGCAAGGCCCGTCCCTGGGGGATCCAGGGCGGCCCGATCCGGATGGGCGAGTCTCTGCACGGAGCAGACACCCGATGA
- a CDS encoding MBL fold metallo-hydrolase, with amino-acid sequence MSARLSQREELEGNDEEELMEITFWGVRGSIASPGPDTIGVGGNTSCVEVRCGSTKIILDAGTGIRALGDKLLREGSVEASLLLSHVHWDHIQGIPFFVPAYVPSSNIQVIGSANGVMSLRDALAYQMTAPVFPVRLDQLGAKIDWREVRSGERFQINDVVVRVARQNHPGGSFAYRLEWNGRSVVYATDTEHFACIDPELYALSRGADVLIYDSQYTPDEYRGTAPGNSKVGWGHSTYVAGVELAKAAGVGQYVLFHHDPRRTDAGVADLEERTRELFPSAVAAREGMVIGLDSIARAA; translated from the coding sequence GTGTCGGCACGCCTCTCGCAAAGGGAGGAGCTCGAAGGCAACGACGAGGAGGAACTCATGGAGATCACGTTCTGGGGTGTTCGCGGCAGCATTGCTTCTCCGGGTCCGGACACGATCGGCGTCGGCGGCAACACGAGCTGCGTCGAGGTCCGCTGCGGCTCGACGAAGATCATCCTCGACGCGGGCACGGGCATCCGGGCGCTCGGCGACAAGCTCCTGCGCGAGGGGTCGGTCGAGGCGTCGCTCCTGCTCTCGCACGTGCACTGGGACCACATCCAGGGCATCCCGTTTTTCGTGCCGGCCTACGTGCCGAGCTCGAACATCCAGGTGATCGGCAGCGCGAACGGCGTGATGTCGCTGCGCGACGCGCTCGCCTACCAGATGACGGCGCCCGTGTTCCCGGTGCGCCTCGACCAGCTCGGCGCGAAGATCGACTGGCGCGAGGTCCGGAGCGGCGAGCGCTTCCAGATCAACGACGTCGTCGTGCGCGTGGCCCGGCAGAACCACCCGGGCGGCTCGTTCGCCTACCGCCTCGAGTGGAACGGCCGGAGCGTCGTGTACGCGACGGACACCGAGCACTTCGCGTGTATCGACCCCGAGCTCTACGCGCTCTCGCGGGGCGCCGACGTGTTGATCTACGACTCGCAGTACACGCCCGACGAGTACCGCGGCACGGCGCCGGGCAACTCCAAGGTGGGCTGGGGGCACTCGACGTACGTGGCCGGCGTGGAGCTCGCGAAGGCGGCGGGCGTCGGGCAGTACGTGCTCTTCCACCACGATCCGCGCCGCACCGACGCGGGCGTCGCCGACCTCGAAGAGAGGACACGCGAGCTCTTCCCGAGCGCCGTCGCCGCGCGCGAGGGCATGGTCATCGGCCTCGACTCCATCGCCAGGGCGGCCTGA
- a CDS encoding sigma-54-dependent Fis family transcriptional regulator — protein MSRLSLLVDLASLLAREVDLDALLGTACERLAQAMFADRATIWLVDAEQGDLVTRVALLPELPALRLPLGRGIAGYVARTGEVVRVDDASTDARFDPTADRATGYTTRSMLVAPIREEARAPVRGVVQLLNKQGGGSFDEEDERYLVALASQLARALTMTTLRAADGGNPGLVLQGPFNRIVGRSAPITAVYEKIQLAAQTDATVLLRGETGTGKGLFARAIHVNSRRQARPFVTVDCTTLPAQLVESELFGHERGAFTGADRRVPGKVELAEGGTLFLDELGDLPLDIQGKLLRFLQDRTFERVGGRNTMRGDVRVVCATHRDLEKAVAEGRFREDLYYRVRVVEIELPPLRTRGRDEIEALARHFADLYAQRYGRPTPAFDPAALVAIGTHVWPGNVRELEHWIESAIALAPDGRITPAHLPRRRPTTISDGRSGEDEVRLPLHLSLDDAIERYVGAVVAACDGNKTEAARRLGVGRNTIARALARRSGAGPASRGPDSILGGSQSRGDDD, from the coding sequence ATGTCGCGCCTCTCCCTCCTCGTCGATCTCGCATCGCTCCTCGCACGCGAGGTCGACCTCGACGCGCTCCTCGGCACCGCATGCGAGCGCCTCGCGCAGGCGATGTTCGCCGACCGCGCGACGATCTGGCTCGTCGACGCGGAGCAAGGCGACCTCGTGACGCGCGTGGCGCTCCTGCCCGAGCTGCCCGCGCTGCGGCTGCCGCTCGGCCGCGGCATCGCGGGGTACGTGGCCCGCACGGGCGAGGTCGTGCGCGTGGACGACGCCTCGACCGACGCGCGCTTCGATCCGACGGCGGACAGGGCGACGGGCTACACGACGCGCTCAATGCTCGTCGCGCCGATCCGCGAGGAGGCGCGCGCGCCGGTGCGCGGCGTGGTGCAGCTCCTCAACAAGCAAGGCGGAGGCAGCTTCGACGAAGAGGACGAGCGGTACCTCGTCGCGCTCGCCAGCCAGCTCGCGCGCGCGCTCACGATGACCACGCTGCGCGCGGCCGACGGGGGCAACCCGGGCCTCGTGCTGCAAGGGCCGTTCAACCGCATCGTCGGCCGCAGCGCCCCGATCACGGCCGTCTACGAGAAGATCCAGCTCGCGGCGCAGACCGACGCGACGGTGCTCCTGCGCGGCGAGACGGGCACGGGCAAGGGCCTGTTCGCCCGCGCGATCCACGTGAACTCGCGGCGCCAGGCGCGCCCGTTCGTCACGGTGGACTGCACGACGCTGCCCGCGCAGCTCGTCGAGAGCGAGCTCTTCGGCCACGAGCGTGGCGCGTTCACCGGCGCCGATCGGCGTGTCCCGGGCAAGGTCGAGCTCGCCGAAGGTGGCACCTTGTTCCTCGACGAGCTCGGCGACCTGCCGCTCGACATCCAGGGCAAGCTGCTCCGGTTCCTTCAGGATCGTACGTTCGAGCGGGTCGGCGGGCGGAACACGATGCGCGGCGACGTGCGCGTGGTGTGCGCGACGCACCGCGACCTCGAGAAGGCCGTCGCCGAGGGCCGCTTCCGCGAGGACCTCTACTACCGCGTGCGCGTCGTGGAGATCGAGCTGCCGCCGCTCCGGACGCGCGGGCGTGACGAGATCGAGGCGCTCGCGCGGCACTTCGCCGACCTCTACGCGCAGCGCTACGGCAGGCCCACGCCCGCCTTCGATCCGGCCGCGCTCGTCGCCATCGGCACGCACGTCTGGCCGGGCAACGTGCGCGAGCTCGAGCACTGGATCGAGAGCGCGATCGCGCTCGCGCCCGACGGCCGCATCACGCCCGCGCACCTGCCGCGGAGGCGCCCGACCACGATCTCCGACGGGCGGAGCGGCGAGGACGAGGTGCGCCTGCCGCTGCATCTCTCGCTCGACGACGCGATCGAGCGTTACGTCGGCGCGGTGGTGGCCGCGTGTGACGGCAACAAGACCGAGGCCGCGCGCAGGCTCGGCGTCGGTCGAAACACGATCGCGCGCGCCCTCGCGCGCCGCTCCGGCGCGGGCCCGGCTTCACGCGGACCGGACTCGATCCTCGGCGGCTCGCAGAGCCGCGGCGACGACGACTGA